A genome region from Camarhynchus parvulus unplaced genomic scaffold, STF_HiC, whole genome shotgun sequence includes the following:
- the LOC115916555 gene encoding GRIP1-associated protein 1-like: protein MAQALSAEEFQRMQAQLLELRTENYRLSDELRKNGAELSGLRQRVQTLDRDLAKANKALSKSKKAQEVEALLGETRMLQGKLQSQEDDFRLQNSTLLRELAKLCAQIEGLEEENRLQGRGGGPGRPQDPRTPQDPQNSAQPPQAGAQGDGGAPQ, encoded by the exons ATGGCGCAGGCCCTGTCGGCCGAGGAGTTCCAAAGGATGCAG gcgcagctgctggagctgcgcACCGAGAATTACCGGCTGTCGGATGAGCTGCGCAAGAACGGCGCCG AGCTGTCGGGGCTGCGGCAGAGGGTGCAGACGCTGGACAGGGACCTGGCCAAGGCCAACAAG GCCCTCAGCAAGAGCAAGAAGGCCCAG gaggTGGAGGCCCTGCTGGGGGAGACCAGGATGCTCCAGGGGAAGCTGCAGAGCCAAGAGGACGATTTCCGTCTGCAGAACAGCACCTTGCTGCGGGAGCTGGCCAAg ctctgtgcccagatCGAGGGGCTCGAGGAGGAGAACCGGCTGCAGGGGAGGGGCGGGGGCCCCGGGAGACCCCAggaccccaggaccccccaggacccccaaaactcagCCCAGCCCCCCCAGGCCGGGGCTCAGGGGGACGGGGGAGCCCCCCAAG